From one uncultured Methanoregula sp. genomic stretch:
- a CDS encoding cobalamin-dependent protein (Presence of a B(12) (cobalamin)-binding domain implies dependence on cobalamin itself, in one of its several forms, or in some unusual lineages, dependence on a cobalamin-like analog.): MNQEGSPLYRQVSLDREYLAGKILDRYAEVHKKTWGNFSPRRREQIREEIYAVVQSLQESLATGSPAFLIDFTCRQQSRLISQHFPSEFVVSYLGVFCEVIAQELSPDYRKNADVFIRKAVSALKPGPEGTGPCAHHKLSLSPPARSFLDAALTADPAQGEAIIDKALSSGMKVHDIYTGIFQPVLAETGRLWQENEASIAQEHYISGFIRRIMNRIHDSTIATGRTKLKRKTVVAACVGEELHEIGIRMVADFFERDGWDVYFIGANTPTKCILAAVAEQKADVVALSITMPARLPDIQYLIRSFRADPDMAKVKIIVGGYPFGVIPDLWKQVGADAGAVSADEAVAAAHRLTAGNRQA, from the coding sequence ATGAATCAGGAGGGATCCCCCCTTTACCGCCAAGTCAGCCTTGACCGGGAGTATCTTGCAGGAAAGATTCTGGACAGGTACGCGGAGGTTCACAAAAAAACCTGGGGGAATTTCAGCCCACGCCGCAGGGAACAGATCCGGGAGGAGATTTACGCAGTAGTCCAAAGCCTCCAGGAATCACTTGCAACCGGCAGTCCGGCGTTTCTCATCGATTTTACCTGCCGGCAACAGTCCCGTCTTATCTCACAGCATTTTCCATCAGAATTTGTTGTTTCATACCTCGGGGTTTTCTGTGAGGTTATTGCGCAGGAACTGTCCCCGGACTACCGAAAGAACGCCGATGTGTTCATCCGGAAGGCGGTTTCTGCCCTGAAACCGGGCCCTGAAGGAACCGGACCGTGTGCACATCACAAGTTATCCCTCAGCCCGCCAGCCCGCTCATTCCTCGATGCCGCTCTCACGGCCGACCCCGCCCAGGGCGAGGCGATCATCGATAAGGCGCTCTCTTCCGGTATGAAGGTTCACGACATTTATACCGGGATCTTCCAGCCGGTCCTTGCCGAGACGGGGAGACTCTGGCAGGAGAATGAGGCCAGCATAGCACAGGAGCATTACATTTCCGGCTTTATCCGTCGGATCATGAACCGTATTCACGACAGCACGATTGCCACGGGCAGGACAAAACTGAAGAGGAAGACCGTTGTCGCAGCCTGTGTCGGCGAGGAACTTCACGAGATAGGTATCCGCATGGTAGCAGATTTCTTCGAGCGGGATGGCTGGGACGTTTACTTTATCGGGGCAAACACACCCACAAAGTGTATCCTCGCGGCAGTAGCGGAGCAGAAGGCCGACGTTGTAGCCCTCTCGATCACCATGCCCGCCCGGCTTCCCGATATCCAGTACCTGATCCGGTCGTTCCGGGCGGACCCGGATATGGCGAAGGTGAAGATCATTGTCGGCGGTTACCCGTTCGGGGTCATACCGGATCTCTGGAAACAGGTCGGGGCTGATGCCGGTGCTGTAAGTGCCGACGAGGCGGTTGCCGCAGCTCACCGGCTCACTGCCGGTAACCGCCAGGCTTGA